AAAAATCAGGCATTTCAGCTAGCTGAACACCTAATTTTTCTAGAGAGTCGCTTGTTTCTAGTTACAATAGAAGATTTGAGAGAATTGGCATTTCAGCTAGCTGAAAAGAACAAGATGCtacataactttaataaaaaaacaggaatGGCAGGCTACCAGTGGGCAGAAAGCTTTCTAAAACGCAATCCTGTTATTTCTTTGGGTATGCCAGAGGGAACTTCCGGAGCTAGAGCAATGGGATTTAACCAACCTGCtgtgaataaatttttagaacTATTGACTAAAAGCATAGATGAAAATAACATAACTccaaatagtatatataatgtTGACGAGACAGGAATTTCTTCAGTACCAAAAAAAGTGTCAAAAGTAATTGCTAAGAGGGGTAAAAAACAAGTTGGAACTCTAACATCAGCTGAACAAGGGAAAATCATAACAATCGAAATGTGTATGAGTGCCTCTGGTATATACGTGCCCCCCTTGATTATTTTCCCCTGTGTTAGAGCTCCCAAGAATGTTAATATTATCGAAAAAGCTCCTCCGGGTACTATTGCATCATATCACCCTAGTGGTTGGATGCAAACAGATATATTTTTGAAGTGGTTTGACCATTTTCTGTCCTTTGTAATGCCATCCAAAAAAAGGCCTCTACTGCTATTATTAGATGGTCATGCaacacatacaaaaaatatagagTTCATAATGAAAGCACGTGAAAATTATGTTACTGTTATTTGCTTTCCACCACATTGTTCACACTGTCTGCAGCCACTAGATGTCTCCTTCACCATTTGGCACCATTTAGCAGCAACTATTCGAACGAAGTTCGTGTTTGGCTGCGTACACATTATCCTAGAGTTGTGACCGAATATCAGATTCTAGAACTATTTGGAATATATGAAATCTGCAAACATGTTGACAGCTGTAAATGGTTTTGGAAAGACTGAAATAAGTCCACTTAATCCTGAAGTTTTTAATGATTGGATGTTTGAGCCTTCAGAAACAACCAACAGGTCATTTCCTGAAATGGATTCAGCAACACCAAATCTAACTACCAAGTCTCAAAcacaaactattattttaatgcaAGATTTATCTCTGACATCTTGCTCTGAATCAGAAACTTTGTCTTCGACATCTATGGCTTCTTTCACAATTGCTTCACCTGCAGAAGTTGTAAGTATTTCGAATGAGAAAACTCAGCAAACTCGCAAATGATGTCGAAAAGGCAAAAAAGCTATACTCACCAGTTAACCATATAAAGCGGAACTGGCAAAACAGatggttataaaaattaaaaaaagaaaaaacgctCAAACAGTTGACAAGACTATAGATACAAAAAATGATACACCTGCAGAAATTGTGCCACGAAAAGTATACCCCCAGCgatttttgtgatttttgtttaatgacattttcaaaaactgttgcatttttttctaaattgctaaaatatatatatatatatatatatatatatatatatatatatatatatatatatatatatacatatatatatatatgtatgtatttatacttatacaaataaaatttataaatgacttatatacatatttatatatttatagaaatgCGTTTGTTACACCAGTAAAAACCAGATCATGAAGGCATGAAACTGGTGacgttatattttttcttttattgtttatgagCAGGCTTCCCAAAGTTAATAAACAATACATATAGCAAATAATAATACAGTAGAACCCTGTTAGCTCATACTCTGAAgagatttatattttaaatttttctgttaTAGTTCTTATTTTTAGTTTCGCTTAGCTTCAACTTTTCCAATttgaagatataaataaataaaaatttagtttgttaagTTATATTTGACAGTAAAGTATTTTATCttcaaaagttttgaattttatttgatgtttttgaattttaaatataatagtcaTTAATAGATATAATATGAACAAACCTGTACAAAATTGAAGCTATTAATAAAggtttagtttaataaattatcatatttaatttttaagcattcaaaatatagaatttttattgatgtattgcaagttttgatattttattacatagaCTTTTATGTAATTCAAAGTAAAAGTCTTAGTTACACAAAGTTTTTCTGTCAAATAGACCCAAAAAAACTTTGCGAGTTAGTGAATGGTTCGATTTAACCCAggggaatttaaaaaaaaaaaaaatgtcatactGAATTAAACTTTCAAATAGGAGAAATGATTGGTTCTCTTACactaagatttttaattttaatttatgcgtGATGTACTTTATAAcgaatatacttatattatttacaattatttaacaatttgcAAACTCTATTGTTTAATTAGACATATTTTgacttcagcaaaaaaaatttaccaaaaatgtttctaaatatatttctatcttacagaataagaaatatattgtataaatatatttcttattctGGCATCAGAAGATAAAAGTAAGATGCTTTTTTACtacaaatattatgaaatatgtACTTATTTTTAGGTAAGGTATGAATCAGTTGGTCAATACCGCATCCGGTGGTATACgctgtaaacaaacaaaaaaaaatgttattcagtgtgaaaaaaagtatttgcaaGCTAAGAATCTAGATGCATCGTTTTCTCTTCCTTATGAAGAGAATTggtatgctttttatttcactaaactttctgttttaaaatagtaaCTGGTAACTTTTTAAGtgaatataatattattttattagttattaaaaatcttagaaagtttgtttggaaacacatttatttattaaatttgtaaagttgATGTAGATAGTTATTTCAGTTATTGTTCATATATGCTGTATTCAGTGATGTTAACATTGATAGCATTGTTAACATTACTCCCAATGATTCAAAGCTGCCTTAGGTGTATTTAAAGCTACCCCAGAATATGGCAatcttgaacatttttatgcATGTTATAAAGTaagaataatgatttttttttcagcctCAAAGTCATACAAACACTGCAATTTTACtccttaatttttgtttttactagttataagaaaataagtggttaaaatatgtaaatgatTGGcgtaaagaaaagtttaaaaaatgtttaaaactgcttttttttattctatataaaatGTGCAAGGCATTGTGAGATATCCTAATTGCGTGGGAAAAAAACTAGGCAAATAAGTTTTTAGAGTATGCAGGGATAGATACATTAAATAAATGAGACTTAGTGGAATGATGAGTccagcaagaatgagttttagttgatggaactagagataaaagTTCCTTTGAGCAGAAATATGATAAAATTCATAGAAAAATGAAGAAGATGCAACTTTAAAACGATGGAagagaggctcaagcttagcaaaTAGAATGGGTCTAACTgcatttacaatttatttttaggcCTTTTCtggaagagaaagagcatcattagaagaactaGCCCAAAtgtgacaacagtattccatacaaagatgaataagagatttgtaaaggtagagaatggaatcaggagtaagaaattGGCGAACACAATAAAatgaagcaaccttagcagatgctaatttaacaatctattgtatatatggtttctatgAAAAGACAGTAATCAACGATAATCCAAAAAGGCGTAAATAAAATGACTCATTGAAAGGATtaccattcattaatataggaatgttgacagtaTCATGATAGTTGTTTgtagtaaataactgagttttgttggagttaaaatttgcaagccactgcaagccgcAATCttttacagaagtgagatcagattcaagatcagttGCCTACTTTATGCAATCAAAatgagaagactttttgtcaagacagaaATATAAAGTTGAGTAATCAACaagatcgttaatgtagataagaaacaaaacaggactaAGGATATAACCTTAAGGTACTCCAGAACTTACtagaaatgaagaagagtgttggccttcgaGGATGACTTCAATAAAGCGGTTTGAAGGAAACAATTtgaatctcaaaaacttttttagaccATATAAAGTAAGCTTATGGAGCAGCATGCCAAAccttatcaaaagctttagacaTGTCAAGAGCAATAACCCTAGCCTCTCTGCCTCTATCTAATGCAGGataagttctttgcaaatagttctgccttatccttgggaaaggtaataagatcagtcccatgaataaGAGATGGAGTGTTAGACCTACTCTTATTAaaaatgctgttgaagattttccgaAAAGTCTCCAGAGCCTAACTTTTGAGATAATGTACgggatttagtgaactgagaagtATTGATCAGACAGCacttttttacatcaatttcttgcaataacaAATACCCATTTGTTCTCAAAAGAGTTGTTcatttgaaaaagatgaaaaaaatgattatgaagCTGCACAAGAAAGTGAAAACCATGGAGGCATGATTTGGAACTGGCGAATGAGGAATTAGAATGAGACTTTACTTGGAgccaacaagaaaaaataaaagtattcttTCCTGCCTGAATCCAGGATTTTATTGAGGAGGTGCATTTATCAGCTAAGAAAGAAAAGACATTAGCCTAAGGaccatcacaaaaaaaaaagaaagaaaaatccctagtcagctttagggtagtcgTTGGTAGTGCGATGGTAAGGTGAGTCTGAAGAATAAGTACAAGATACACGATTTATTGAGATCATTGCATAGTCAGatccacctaagggagaaaagggataAACTAAATACAAGCTAGAgtcagagacaagacacaaATCAAGGAGTGATGGTAAGTGGTTAGGGTTGTCAAAAAAACACGTCACagagttaactatctgagtaataGATTAAGAAATGCAGAGTAttagtgccagcagggtcagtggCGTTAGAACCAAGCCTTTCAGTGTTATAAGCATTAAattcaccaataacaacaatattgtcGAAAAAGTACAGAGAAAGGGCATGGTCAATTGGATCTGAAATTACATCTAAATGCAGTCTTGGGAAGAAAGGGAACgataaagaataaagataaaaGTGATAGAATGAAGAGGTGCTAATCAGAAGCAAATAAAAGAATGGTCATAGGATTCAATCCTGATTTTatgacaaataggtgaattgatgCCAATGTATACCTCTAAGCCAAGCATGTGGTTATTGGAGTTTTTAGAAATCAAAGGATAGTAT
This genomic interval from Hydra vulgaris chromosome 01, alternate assembly HydraT2T_AEP contains the following:
- the LOC136074406 gene encoding jerky protein homolog-like, yielding MAGYQWAESFLKRNPVISLGMPEGTSGARAMGFNQPAVNKFLELLTKSIDENNITPNSIYNVDETGISSVPKKVSKVIAKRGKKQVGTLTSAEQGKIITIEMCMSASGIYVPPLIIFPCVRAPKNVNIIEKAPPGTIASYHPSGWMQTDIFLKWFDHFLSFVMPSKKRPLLLLLDGHATHTKNIEFIMKARENYVTVICFPPHCSHCLQPLDVSFTIWHHLAATIRTKFVFGCVHIILEL